Proteins encoded together in one Equus asinus isolate D_3611 breed Donkey chromosome 12, EquAss-T2T_v2, whole genome shotgun sequence window:
- the HHLA1 gene encoding HERV-H LTR-associating protein 1: MPGSLQHGSPVRLCVGLTCVLSLWNTVSALKGEARKENTITFLPKTASGFRGEERKEKGVAFLDTTELPARSVDLSALNLTELVNGMLSRALKDSKKFFSLLSVTSYSSFAFHKFSVAVYNISNLKTVDPAKFPMRYCYCLNNRTNDLSDFTALLVDIIGNSTSYLTEIFKSTSILSVSPTSESDCIFICVMTGKSGRNLSDFWEMAEKSPVINYTFTSSVSSVLGESTTGTAVTSKLTSTSQQMLPGTSRPSQAQSTLVSALRPSPGTETTPPSEGEQFVDTDMPPELHASTLATLDSASPTLLALATRRVGRTPRVTATRQAWASTLPVPWAQTTGEKTPGGPPWGTLSSTPTSSAEAQEAENTRSLSGPPARTADTPGSPSQPSPTSGTLTPGTQTPSPTKAPAPKYPQTGDPSAPWPVTPGEEPALVPGPHQVSRCPQPFPKEEAMTAAPLTLAIQKLNPCLMELCRFFQQCLCMSQRTDPRMEAMRYCLEYYSWFLKNATYICQRVKRLSHSLTLKQKCLENICKSV; this comes from the exons ATGCCCGGTTCCCTGCAACATGGTTCTCCGGTGAGGCTGTGTGTGGGCCTCACGTGTGTCCTGTCCCTTTGGAACACAG tGTCTGCTCTTAAAGGAGAAGCCAGGAAGGAAAATACTATCACCTTCCTACCTAAAACAG CCTCTGGCttcagaggagaagaaaggaaggaaaagggagtGGCGTTTCTCGATACCACAG AGCTGCCTGCCAGGTCAGTGGATCTGTCGGCGCTTAACCTGACAGAGCTGGTGAATGGGATGCTGAGCAGAGCATTAAAAG ATAGCAAGAAGTTCTTCTCCTTGCTGAGCGTTACTTCATACAGTTCCTTCGCCTTCCACAAGTTTTCTGTGGCCGTCTACAACA TTTCTAACCTGAAGACGGTGGACCCAGCCAAATTCCCCATGCGGTACTGCTACTGTTTAAACAATCGGACCAATGACTTGTCAG ATTTCACAGCCCTACTGGTGGACATCATTGGCAATTCTACCAGCTACCTCACAGAGATTTTTAAGtcaacctccatcctctcag TGAGTCCGACGAGCGAATCCGACTGCATCTTCATCTGCGTGATGACAGGAAAGTCAG GAaggaatctctctgacttctgggAGATGGCGGAGAAATCTCCCGTTATCAATTACACATTTACCAGCAGCGTGTCTAGTGTTCTGGGTGAGT CCACCACGGGGACGGCCGTGACTTCAAAGCTCACATCCACAAGCCAGCAAATGCTACCAGGAACCAGCCGCCCAAGCCAAGCCCAGAGCACCCTAGTGTCTGCTCTGAGACCCTCTCCTGGGACAGAGACAACTCCTCCTTCAGAGGGAGAGCAGTTCGTGGACACAGATATGCCTCCTGAGCTTCACGCCAGCACCCTGGCCACCCTGGACAGCGCCTCTCCCACCCTCCTAGCCTTGG CTACCAGGAGGGTGGGCAGAACTCCACGGGTGACAGCCACCAGGCAGGCGTGGGCTTCCACACTACCCGTGCCCTGGGCTCAGACCACCGGTGAGAAAACACCTGGAGGGCCTCCCTGGGGAACTCTTTCCTCCACGCCAACATCTTCTGCAGAGGCCCAGGAGGCCGAGAACACAAGGAGCCTTTCTGGGCCTCCTGCTAGGACAGCGGACACACCTGGCAGCCCTTCCCAGCCCAGCCCGACCTCAG GAACTCTCACCCCTGGCACACAGACTCCGAGTCCAACCAAGGCACCGGCCCCCAAATATCCACAGACAG GTGATCCGTCTGCACCGTGGCCGGTGACCCCCGgagaagagccagccctggtccCAGGACCCCACCAAGTGTCAA GGTGTCCTCAGCCATTCCCCAAAGAGGAGGCCATGACAGCTGCTCCTCTCACCCTGGCCATCCAGAAGCTCAACCCTTGTCTGATGGAGCTGTGCCGCTTTTTCCAACAATGTCTCTGCATGAGCCAGAGGACAGACCCCAGGATGGAGGCCATGAG GTACTGTCTTGAATACTATTCCTGGTTTCTGAAGAATGCAACATACATCTGTCAGAGGGTGAAAAGGTTGTCCCACTCGCTCA